The DNA sequence CGGCACCGACATAGCCGATGGCCTGCGCAGCCTTGACCGCCGCTTCGCCCATGGCTCGACGCAGCTCTGGAGACAGGCCCGGTGCTGGCGCTTCCTCGACGACTTTCTGGTGGCGGCGCTGGATCGAACAGTCGCGCTCGTTGAGATACAGGCAGTTACCGTGCTGATCGGCGAACACCTGAATCTCCACATGGCGCGGCTTGAGCACGTATTTCTCGACCAGCATCCGCAAATCGCCAAACGAGGACTGCGCCTCGCGCTGGGCCGATTGCAGCGCTTCGGAGAGATCCGCTTCCCGCTCGACGACCTTCATGCCTTTACCGCCGCCGCCTGCGGTGGCCTTGAGCAGGACTGGATAACCGATCTTCTGCGCAGCGACACGGAAGGTTTCCACATCCTGGGCTTCGCCGTGATAGCCGGGCACCAGCGGCACACCGGCTTTCTCCATCAGTGCCTTGGCGGCGGACTTGCTGCCCATGGCGTCGATGGCGGAGGCGGGCGGGCCGAGGAAAACCAAGCCAGCGTCTTCGATGGCGCGGGCGAAATCGGCGTTTTCGGACAGGAAGCCATAGCCGGGATGAATCGCCTGAGCACCGCTGGCCTTGGCGGCGACGATCAGTTTTTCGATCTGCAGGTAGCTTTCCGCCGGCTTGGCGCCGCCGAGGTCGATGCGGATGTCGGCCTCGCGGGCATGCCGTGCGTCACGGTCGATGGCACTGTGCACGGCAACGGTGGTCAGGCCCATGGCCTTGGCGGTGCGCATCACGCGGCAGGCGATTTCGCCGCGGTTGGCGATCAGGAGGGTGGTGATCATTGTTGTGGCTCCTGCGTGGCCTTGAGTATGTTTCCCCTCACCCTAGCCCTCTCCCCAAAGGGGCGAGGGGATGACGGGGTGAGGCGAGGGAATGGTGTTGTTTGGCAGACGGTGGCTCGCCTGATTGACGTGGCAAGGCGAGCATGGTTGCCGTAGCTGGGAGCTAGCGTCGTGGTCCAGGCGTCGCACGAAACAACCCCCTCGCCCCTCTGGGGGGAGGGCTGGGGAGAGGGGGCGGAGTTCCAGACGAACCCGGACATCAAACGTCCCCCAACCAAGCCGGTTTGCGCTTTTCCAGAAAGGCGTTCAGTCCTTCCTGGCCCTCGGGACTTACGCGGATGCGCGCAATGGCGTTTTCGGTGTAACGGCGCAGCGCCGGACTCAACGAAGCGCTGCTGGCTTCACGCATCAGGTCCTTGCTGGCGCGCATGGCCTGTGGGCTATTGAGCAGCAGATTGTCGATCCAGCTATCAAGACCATCGTCCAGTTCGGCCGTGGCATAGGTTTCGGACAACAAACCGAGCTCGCATGCACGTTCGCCGCTGAAACGCTCTCCGGTCATGGCATAACGGCGCGTGGCGCGTTCGCCGATGGCCTTGACCACGAAGGGGCTGATCACCGCCGGTGCGAGGCCGATGCGTACCTCCGAAAGCGACAGCTGCGCGTCGTGAGCGCCGATGGCCATGTCGCAGCAGGCGATCAACCCGACTGCGCCGCCAAAGGCTGCGCCTTGCACCACCGCCAGCGTCGGCAGTTTGAGGTGGTAGAGGCTGTACATCAGTTCGGCCAGCTCGCGGGCGTCGGTGAGGTTGGCCTCGAAATCCAGCTTGGCCGACTGCTGCATCCAGGCGAGATCGGCGCCGGCCGAGAAGTGCTTGCCGCGACCACGCAACAGCAGGAAGCGCAGGTCCTTGTTCGCCTGCACCTGATCGATGGCCAGCACCAGCTCGCGGATCATCTCGGCGTTGAAGGCGTTGTTCTTTTCCGGGCGGTTGAGCCAGAGGGTGGCGAAACCCTTGGCTGAGTATTCGAGTTCAATAGTTTGAAAGGAGGACGTGTTCATATCAGGTTCCTGCAGCGAAGGCCTACGGCCCTTTGCTGGAGGCGGGACGTCACGCCTCCAGCGTCGTTTCAGCTTTTTTCTACATGCGGAACACGCCAAAGCGGGTCGGCTCGATCGGTGCATTGAGACTGGCCGAAATTGCCAGGCCCAACAGGTCGCGGGTCTGCGCCGGATCGATGACGCCGTCATCCCACAACCGCGCACTGGAATAGTAGGGATGGCCCTGACGCTCGTACTGTTCGAGGATCGGTTGCTTGAGCTGCGTTTCTTCCTCATCGGAGAACGTTTGCCCGCTGCGCTCGGCCTGCTCGCGCTTGACCTGCACCAGTACGCCAGCGGCCTGTTCACCACCCATCACGCCGATGCGCGCGTTGGGCCACATCCACAGGAAGCGCGGGTCATAGGCGCGCCCGCACATGCCGTAGTTGCCCGCGCCAAAGCTGCCGCCAATGACCACGGTGAACTTCGGCACCTGGGCGCAGGCCACGGCAGTGACCAGCTTGGCGCCGTGCTTGGCGATGCCGCCGGTTTCATATTTCTGCCCGACCATGAAGCCGGTGATGTTCTGCAGAAACAACAGTGGAATGCCGCGCTGGCAGGCTAGTTCGATGAAGTGCGCGCCTTTCTGTGCGGCCTCGGCGAAGAGGATGCCGTTGTTCGCCAGGATCGCGATCGGGTAGCCATGCAACGTGGCGAAGCCGCAGACCAGGGTGGTGCCGAACAGTGCCTTGAATTCATCGAATTCGCTGCCGTCGACAAGTCGCGCGATCACCTCGCGCACATCGTAGGGCTGCTTGGCTTGGGCTGGAATCACACCGTAGAGCTCGTCTGCCGCATACAGCGGCGCCCGCGGCTGATGAGGCTGGACTGTGCCGAGCTTCCGCCAGTTGAGATTGGCGACGCAGCGGCGCGCAATGGCCAGCGCGTGCTCGTCGCTTTCGGCGTAATGGTCGGCCACGCCGGAGATCTTGCAGTGCACATCTGCGCCGCCCAGGTCCTCGGCGGTCACCACTTCACCGGTGGCGGCTTTTACCAGCGGCGGGCCGGCGAGGAAAATGGTCGCCTGGTTGCGCACCATGATGGTCTCATCCGCCATTGCCGGTACATAGGCACCGCCCGCGGTACAGGAGCCCATCACCACGGCGAGCTGCGGAATACCCATGGCGCTCATGTTGGCTTGGTTGAAGAAGATGCGGCCGAAGTGTTCTCGGTCGGGGAAGACCTCGTCCTGACGCGGCAGGTTGGCACCGCCGGAATCCACTAGGTAGATGCATGGCAAGCGATTCTGCTGGGCGATGGTCTGGGCGCGCAGGTGCTTTTTCACGGTGAGCGGGTAGTAGCTGCCGCCTTTTACTGTCGCGTCGTTAGCAATGATCATGCATTCGACGCCTTCGACCCGGCCAATGCCGGCGACCACGCCAGCGGCGGCGACGTCTTCACCGTACACCTCATAAGCAGCCAAAGGCGCGACCTCGAGAAAGGCCGAACCTGGGTCGAGGAGGGCGTTGATGCGATCACGCACTAACAGCTTGCCGCGTGCGACATGGCGCTGCTGGGCCTTTTCGCCGCCGCCTTCGCTGACGCGACCGAGCAGGCTGCGCAGGTTGTTCACCTGCTCGGCCATGGCTGCGCTGTTGGCCGCAAACTCCGGTGAGCGGGTGTTGATTTGGGTACGCAAGACGGCCATTCATTGTCTCCGATACTTGACACGCCGGAAGCTGGAAGTTGTCTGTAGGGTAGGCAACAAGCCTGCCGTTTTCAGACTGCGGTGGGCTAAAGCCCACCCTACTGAACTCGCTCCCTGTAGGGTGGGCTTTAGCCCACCGTCATGAGGGTAGGTGGGCTAAGGCGGAACGCCGCCCGGCCCACGCTACTGAGTTCGCCGCCAGCGTCTTGGTTATTTGGTTTCGTTGAACAACTCGCGCCCAATCAGCATGCGGCGAATTTCGCTGGTGCCGGCGCCGATCTCGTAGAGCTTGGCGTCGCGCAGCAAACGGCCAGTTGGGAACTCGTTGATGTAGCCGTTGCCGCCCAAAATCTGGATCGCCTGCAGGGCCATCTGCGTCGCCGCTTCGGCGGTGTAGAGGATCACGCCGGCGGCGTCCTTGCGGGTGGTCTCGCCCCGGTCGCAGGCCTGGGCCACCGTGTAGAGATAGGCGCGGCTGGCGTTGAGCTGGGTGTACATGTCGGCGACCTTGCCCTGGATGAACTGGAACTCGCCGATGCTCTGGCCAAACTGCTTGCGGTCGTGGATGTATGGCACCACCACGTCGAGGCAGGCCTGCATGATCCCAACCGGGCCACCGGCGAGCACCACGCGCTCGTAGTCCAGCCCGCTCATCAGCACCTTGACGCCGCCGTTCTCGACGCCCAGTACGTTCTCTTCCGGTACTTCAACGTCGTCGAAGAACAGCTCGCAAGTGTTGGAGCCGCGCATGCCGAGCTTGTCGAACTTGTTGCCGCGCGAGAAGCCCTTCCAGTCGCGCTCGACGATGAAGGCGGTGATGCCGTGCGGGCCCTTTTCCAGGTCGGTCTTGGCGTAGATCACGTAGGTGTCGGCATCTGGGCCGTTGGTGATCCAGGTCTTGCTGCCGTTGAGCACGAAGCGGTCGCCTTTGCGATCGGCGCGCAGCTTCATTGAAACCACGTCGGAGCCGGCGTTCGGCTCGCTCATCGCCAGCGCGCCGATATGTTCACCGGAGATCAGTTTGGGCAGGTATTTCGCCTTCTGTTCCGGCGTGCCGTTACGGTTGATCTGGTTGACGCAGAGGTTGGAATGCGCACCGTAAGACAGGCCGACTGAAGCCGAGCCGCGGCTGATTTCCTCGAGCGCGACGACGTGGGCCAGATAGCCCATCCCGGCGCCGCCGTATTCTTCGTCTATGGTGATACCGAGCAGGCCCATGTCGCCGAACTTGCGCCACATGTCGCTCGGGAAGAGGTTGTCACGGTCGATGGCTTCGGCGCGGGGCGCCAGTTCATCGGCCACGAAACCGCGCACCTGGTCGCGGAGCATGTCGACGGTTTCACCGAGGGCGAAGTTAAGGCCGGAATAGTTCATGTGCCACCTGTTCGATTTTGTCATTGTTCTGGTTCGACTGACGGTCGCCGTGAAACGTTGAATCGGCGTGTCCTGCAGCCTGTTCGATACCGCGTCCCGACTGTGATTTCTGATGGCGGGTGCGGTGGGTTGTCACGCTGTAACCTTTACGTTAACGTAATCCCAGTCCGGAGCGACTGTCAACTCATCGATACGCCCGGATGGCAAGGCCTCATAACAAACATAAGACTGAGGAATTTCAGCATGAGTCTTCCGAGTTATACCTGCGGCCCGCAGAGCAAACCTCTGTTAGCGATGACCATTGGCGCGGCGTTCGACCGGGCGGTCGAGCGGTTCGCCGAGCGTGAGGCCCTGGTCGTGCGGCATCAGAATCTGCGCTACACCTGGGCGCAGTTGGCCGATGAAGTCGAGCGCTGCGCGCGCGGGTTGCTTGCCTTAGGCCTGCAGCCAGGCGAGCGGGTGGGCATCTGGTCGCCGAACAATGCGCAGTGGTGCATCACCCAGTTCGCAACGGCGAAAGTGGGCGTGGTGCTGGTGAACATCAACCCGGCCTATCGCCTCAACGAACTCGAATACGCGCTGAAGCAATCCGGCTGCCGCTGGCTTATCTGCGCCGATGCTTTCAAGACGTCCGATTACCACGCCATGCTCCACGAGCTGCTGCCCGAGCTGGAACGTTCCGCCATCGGCGCCTTGCGAAGCCACATGCTGCCGGAGCTGCGCGGCGTGATCAGCCTGTGTGACAAGCCCGTGGACGGCATGCTGTTGTGGAAAGGCTTGATGGAGATGGCCGAGGGCGTAGGCCCAGAACAGCTGCGCCAATGCGGCGAGCAGCTGCAGTTCGACGATCCGATCAACATCCAGTACACCTCCGGCACTACGGGCTTCCCCAAGGGTGCCACGCTCAGCCACTACAACATCCTCAACAACGGCTACATGGTCGGCGAAAGCCTGAAACTCACCGAGCATGACCGGCTGGTGATCCCGGTGCCGCTGTATCACTGCTTCGGCATGGTCATGGGTAACCTGGGTTGCGTGACCCACGGCACCACAATGATTTACCCGAGCGCGGCCTTCGAACCGCTCGCCGCCCTTCAAGCCGCCGCCGAAGAGAAAGCCACGGGCATGTATGGCGTGCCGACCATGTTCATCGCCATGCTCGACCATCCGGAGCGTCAGTCACTGGACCTGAGCCATCTGCGCACCGGGATCATGGCCGGCTCCACTTGCCCGATCGAAGTGATGAAGCGTGTCATCGACGATATGCACCTCAATGAAATGCAGATCGCCTACGGCATGACCGAGACCAGCCCGGTATCGACTCAGACCGCTGCTGACGACGATCTGGAGCGCCGTGTCACCAGCGTCGGACGCACACAGCCGCACCTGGAGAGCAAGGTGGTAGACGAGCACAACCGCATCGTCCCGCGCGGACAGATCGGCGAGCTTTGCACCCGCGGTTACAGCGTAATGCTGGGCTACTGGAACAACCCCGAAGCGACGGCTGGCGCCATCGACGGAGCGCGTTGGATGCATACCGGCGACCTAGCAATCATGGACGACGAGGGCTATCTCAAGATCGTCGGGCGCAACAAGGACATGATCATTCGTGGCGGCGAGAACGTGTATCCGCGTGAGGTCGAGGAGTTTCTCTTCACTCATCCAGCCGTCGCGGACGTTCAGGTGATCGGGGTGCCGGACAAGACCTACGGCGAAGAGATCGTCGCCTGGGTCAAGCTGCATCCAGGGCACGAAGCCAGTTCCGACGATCTGCGTGATTTCTGCAAAGGCAAGATTGCGCATTTCAAGACTCCACGACACTTCAAGTTCGTCGATGACTTCCCCATGACCATCAGCGGCAAGGTGCAGAAATTTCGCATGCGCGAAGTGAGCGTGGCCGAGCTCGGGCTCGCTGAACAATAAGAATTGCTGGTAGGCCCAGCCGCTGCATGTCCGGATAAGGAGTTAGCCGATGACTCAAGCAATCAGTCGCTTTCCGCTGGTCGACGACCTGGATGCGCTGCCTGCCGATGTGCGTGAGCGCATTCTGGCGGTGCAGGAA is a window from the Pseudomonas sp. MTM4 genome containing:
- a CDS encoding gamma-carboxygeranoyl-CoA hydratase, producing MNTSSFQTIELEYSAKGFATLWLNRPEKNNAFNAEMIRELVLAIDQVQANKDLRFLLLRGRGKHFSAGADLAWMQQSAKLDFEANLTDARELAELMYSLYHLKLPTLAVVQGAAFGGAVGLIACCDMAIGAHDAQLSLSEVRIGLAPAVISPFVVKAIGERATRRYAMTGERFSGERACELGLLSETYATAELDDGLDSWIDNLLLNSPQAMRASKDLMREASSASLSPALRRYTENAIARIRVSPEGQEGLNAFLEKRKPAWLGDV
- a CDS encoding carboxyl transferase domain-containing protein, which encodes MAVLRTQINTRSPEFAANSAAMAEQVNNLRSLLGRVSEGGGEKAQQRHVARGKLLVRDRINALLDPGSAFLEVAPLAAYEVYGEDVAAAGVVAGIGRVEGVECMIIANDATVKGGSYYPLTVKKHLRAQTIAQQNRLPCIYLVDSGGANLPRQDEVFPDREHFGRIFFNQANMSAMGIPQLAVVMGSCTAGGAYVPAMADETIMVRNQATIFLAGPPLVKAATGEVVTAEDLGGADVHCKISGVADHYAESDEHALAIARRCVANLNWRKLGTVQPHQPRAPLYAADELYGVIPAQAKQPYDVREVIARLVDGSEFDEFKALFGTTLVCGFATLHGYPIAILANNGILFAEAAQKGAHFIELACQRGIPLLFLQNITGFMVGQKYETGGIAKHGAKLVTAVACAQVPKFTVVIGGSFGAGNYGMCGRAYDPRFLWMWPNARIGVMGGEQAAGVLVQVKREQAERSGQTFSDEEETQLKQPILEQYERQGHPYYSSARLWDDGVIDPAQTRDLLGLAISASLNAPIEPTRFGVFRM
- a CDS encoding isovaleryl-CoA dehydrogenase; translated protein: MNYSGLNFALGETVDMLRDQVRGFVADELAPRAEAIDRDNLFPSDMWRKFGDMGLLGITIDEEYGGAGMGYLAHVVALEEISRGSASVGLSYGAHSNLCVNQINRNGTPEQKAKYLPKLISGEHIGALAMSEPNAGSDVVSMKLRADRKGDRFVLNGSKTWITNGPDADTYVIYAKTDLEKGPHGITAFIVERDWKGFSRGNKFDKLGMRGSNTCELFFDDVEVPEENVLGVENGGVKVLMSGLDYERVVLAGGPVGIMQACLDVVVPYIHDRKQFGQSIGEFQFIQGKVADMYTQLNASRAYLYTVAQACDRGETTRKDAAGVILYTAEAATQMALQAIQILGGNGYINEFPTGRLLRDAKLYEIGAGTSEIRRMLIGRELFNETK
- a CDS encoding AMP-binding protein; its protein translation is MSLPSYTCGPQSKPLLAMTIGAAFDRAVERFAEREALVVRHQNLRYTWAQLADEVERCARGLLALGLQPGERVGIWSPNNAQWCITQFATAKVGVVLVNINPAYRLNELEYALKQSGCRWLICADAFKTSDYHAMLHELLPELERSAIGALRSHMLPELRGVISLCDKPVDGMLLWKGLMEMAEGVGPEQLRQCGEQLQFDDPINIQYTSGTTGFPKGATLSHYNILNNGYMVGESLKLTEHDRLVIPVPLYHCFGMVMGNLGCVTHGTTMIYPSAAFEPLAALQAAAEEKATGMYGVPTMFIAMLDHPERQSLDLSHLRTGIMAGSTCPIEVMKRVIDDMHLNEMQIAYGMTETSPVSTQTAADDDLERRVTSVGRTQPHLESKVVDEHNRIVPRGQIGELCTRGYSVMLGYWNNPEATAGAIDGARWMHTGDLAIMDDEGYLKIVGRNKDMIIRGGENVYPREVEEFLFTHPAVADVQVIGVPDKTYGEEIVAWVKLHPGHEASSDDLRDFCKGKIAHFKTPRHFKFVDDFPMTISGKVQKFRMREVSVAELGLAEQ